One window of the Aquila chrysaetos chrysaetos chromosome 8, bAquChr1.4, whole genome shotgun sequence genome contains the following:
- the LOC121233460 gene encoding uncharacterized protein LOC121233460 produces MSARPPRPRAAPHVRGGGLRAQPARGGGSRRSGATGEVRHGHPGSGRLGPGPLLALPPGSSPLARPAGRAVPECPCLAGAAVSWRCLNVDLKPVKQAEGRGGQRDAAHPGAGGRIRALRGYLPAGAGIPLGRASGLRCGCAASASKPADGEPRRREGSWESCLAPCREADGKDGIFGWENCAQQLIACKMGAGLFDVTSGASWPSARPGNERLHSGEPSSAVPAQVSAIKQP; encoded by the coding sequence ATGAgcgcccggccgccccgcccaCGGGCCGCCCCCCACGTTaggggcggggggctgcgcgCGCAGCcagcgcggggcggcgggagccgccgcAGTGGGGCGACGGGCGAGGTACGGCACGGGCACCCCGGCAGCGGGCGGCTCGGCCCCGGCCCGCTTCTGGCTCTGCCCCCGGGGAGCTCGCCCctcgcccgccccgccggccgggcGGTGCCGGAGTGCCCCTGCCTGGCCGGTGCGGCGGTTTCCTGGCGTTGTCTGAACGTCGATTTAAAGCCTGTCAAACAGGCagaggggcggggcgggcagcgaGACGCGGCGCATCCTGGGGCGGGCGGAAGGATACGGGCGCTGCGCGGCTACCTGCCGGCGGGAGCGGGAATCCCTCTGGGGCGGGCGAGCGGGCTGCGCTGCGGCTGCGCCGCCTCCGCCTCGAAACCCGCCGACGGGGAGCCGAGGCGGCGGGAGGGCTCCTGGGAAAGCTGCTTGGCGCCTTGTCGGGAGGCTGACGGAAAAGATGGCATCTTCGGCTGGGAAAACTGCGCGCAGCAGTTAATAGCCTGCAAGATGGGCGCCGGGCTTTTCGACGTGACTTCTGGAGCTTCCTGGCCGTCTGCCAGGCCGGGGAATGAACGTTTGCACTCTGGAGAACCGAGCTCGGCGGTGCCGGCGCAAGTCAGTGCCATCAAACAaccatga